AGGTCGCGTAAAAACCGAACAGGAAGAAATCGAACATCTCCATGAAGTTACCGCTGGTAACCCGCAGAACTGTGCCGAATTTCGATTGGCTGGATTGTGTAGTCGCCATTATGTGCTTGCGAAAAAGGAGGTTCGCAAGGATAGCATTTAACCGGAAGGCTTGTTTTGACTATGTAGGATGATTCTGTACGTATCCGTTGCTTAAAATCATTAATTGCATCGTTTGACTGCCGCTTCAGGGGAGAAGTGCGCTGCCCTCATTTCGCAACGCGAAAAAAAATCCGACGTGCTTGCGCAGATCAGATTTTTTTGGCTTCCGGTTACAGCTGGCTGCAACCGGAACGTCCAACGTTGATCAGCCGCCCCGTCGCATCATGTCGAAAAATTCGGCATTGTTCTTGGTTGACTTCATCTTGTCGAGGATGAACTCCATCGCTTCGATTTCATCCATGCTGTACAGCAGCTTGCGCAGCACCCAGATCTTTTGCAGCTGGTCAGGCTTGATCAGCAATTCTTCGCGGCGGGTGCCGGACTTGTTGAGGTTGATAGACGGGTACACGCGCTTCTCGGCGAGGCGGCGTTCCAGGTGGACTTCCATGTTGCCGGTACCCTTGAATTCTTCGTAGATCACGTCATCCATGCGGCTGCCGGTTTCGATCAGGGCGGTAGCGATGATGGTCAGCGAACCGCCTTCTTCGATGTTGCGGGCGGCGCCGAAGAAACGCTTCGGACGTTGCAGCGCGTTGGCGTCGACACCACCGGTCAGCACCTTGCCGGAAGCCGGGATCACGGTGTTGTAGGCGCGTGCCAGGCGGGTGATCGAGTCCAGCAGGATCACCACGTCTTTTTTCATTTCAACCAGGCGCTTGGCTTTTTCCAGCACCATTTCGGCGACTTGTACGTGACGTGTGGCCGGTTCGTCGAAAGTGGATGCAACCACTTCGCCGCGCACCGAGCGCTGCATTTCTGTCACTTCTTCCGGACGTTCGTCGATCAGCAGGACGATCATCACGGTGTCGGGATGGTTGGTGGTGATGGCATGCGCAATGTGCTGCAGCATGACCGATTTACCGGACTTCGGCGACGCCACCAGCAGGCCGCGCTGGCCCTTGCCGATAGGCGCGATCATGTCGATGATGCGGCCGGTGATGTTTTCTTCGCCGCGCATGTCGCGTTCCAGCGGCAGCGGCTTGTTCGGGTGCAGCGGCGTCAGGTTTTCAAACAGGATGCGGTGCTTCGACGCTTCCGGCGATTCGCCGTTGACCTTGTCGACCTTGACCAGTGCGAAATAGCGCTCGCCGTCTTTCGGCGTACGCACTTCACCTTCGATCGAATCGCCGGTGTGCAGGTTGAAGCGGCGGATCTGCGAAGGCGAAATATAAATGTCGTCGGTGGACGCCATGTAGCTGGCGTCGGGCGAGCGCAGGAAGCCAAAGCCGTCAGGCAGGACTTCGAGGGCGCCGTCGCCAAAAATCTGTTCTCCTGATTTCGCGCGCTTTTTCAGGATCGCGAACATCAGCTCTTGTTTGCGCAAACGCGCCGCGTTATCGATGTCCAGGCCGATTGCCATTTCTAGCAGGGCGGAGACGTGTAACGCCTTCAATTCAGATAAATGCATAGGTATGAGTGTCCCGGGATGGGAAATATTGGGTGGGGGAGGGAACTGCGTGGTGTAGTCAGTAAAACACAAGCGGCGATGCGGGCGCACCGCCGCGGTTGTTATTATAGGTTTTGATCGATGAATGCAGTCAGCTGGCCCTTGGCCAATGCGCCGACTTTTTGAGCGGCAGGAACGCCGTTCTTGAACAGGATCAGTGTCGGGATGCCGCGGATGCCGTGCTTGGCCGGTACTGCCTGGTTGGAATCCACATCCAGCT
The sequence above is a segment of the Collimonas sp. PA-H2 genome. Coding sequences within it:
- the rho gene encoding transcription termination factor Rho, yielding MHLSELKALHVSALLEMAIGLDIDNAARLRKQELMFAILKKRAKSGEQIFGDGALEVLPDGFGFLRSPDASYMASTDDIYISPSQIRRFNLHTGDSIEGEVRTPKDGERYFALVKVDKVNGESPEASKHRILFENLTPLHPNKPLPLERDMRGEENITGRIIDMIAPIGKGQRGLLVASPKSGKSVMLQHIAHAITTNHPDTVMIVLLIDERPEEVTEMQRSVRGEVVASTFDEPATRHVQVAEMVLEKAKRLVEMKKDVVILLDSITRLARAYNTVIPASGKVLTGGVDANALQRPKRFFGAARNIEEGGSLTIIATALIETGSRMDDVIYEEFKGTGNMEVHLERRLAEKRVYPSINLNKSGTRREELLIKPDQLQKIWVLRKLLYSMDEIEAMEFILDKMKSTKNNAEFFDMMRRGG